In the Pontibacillus sp. HMF3514 genome, TTTTTAGGAGGTGGTTCCTTTAAACATTTGAAAAATAAAGGAATTTTTAGACAATTGCTGTTACAATGGGTGAATGAGAAAAAGGGGGAAATTTACATATGGGTCAACAAAACAAACAAATACAAGAGGGTATTGAAAACATAGGAAAAGTTATTTTAGGAAAAAGTGATGTTGTAGAATTATTGTTTACGTCCTTGCTAGCAAAAGGGCAAGTTTTATTAGAGAGTGTCCCAGGTTCTGGGAAAACGAAATTAGCAAAGAGTTTTGCGAAGGTGATTGACGGGGAATTCCGTCGTATTCAGTTCACTCCAGATGTTTTGCCAAGTGATGTAACTGGCATTCAATTCTTTAACCCGAAGACACAGGAATTCGAATTACGTATGGGTCCTGTTATGACCAATGTGTTATTGGCGGATGAAATTAACCGTGCCACACCAAAGACACAGTCTTCGTTACTAGAGGTAATGGAAGAGCATCAAACAACAATCGATGGGGAAACGATTTCGATTAACCCACCGTTTTTCGTTATTGCAACACAAAACCCAGTAGAAAGTAACTATGGAACATTTCCACTTCCAGAAGCACAGCTTGACCGCTTCCTGTTTAAAGTGGACATGGGGTACCCAACGAGAGAAGAGGAGAAAAATATCCTCATTGAATATCAGATGAACGAACCGTTAGATGAACTTCAAGCTACATTAACTCCTGAGATGATTTTATCGATGCAGGAACAAGTGAAAGAGGTCAAGGTTTCAGAAGTTGTTCACGACTATTTGCTAGCTCTTGTGACAGAAACACGAAATAGTCCTGATATTGATTTAGGGATTAGTACACGTGGAGCTTTAGCTTTAATGCGTGCTACTCAAGCGAGAGCTTATATCAGAGGGCGTCAGTATGTAACACCTGAAGATGTAAAAGAGTTAGCTCCATATGTATTTGAACATCGTCTTATTCTTTCTATGGAAGGCTCTATTAGAAAGAAGCCTGAAGAGATTGTCGAGGAGATCTTAAATTCCATTGAAGTTCCAGTGGAAGTAGGCGAAGGAAAGTGAGGCAGTGGAAAAAAGAATTTGGGGGGAATCTAGAATCCACTTACGACATGCTTATTTCACTTTGTGTGTCGATAGCTGTACTGGCGCTTCTTACTAATAAACCAAATGTGTACTTAGTAGTAGGCGTTGTGTTTGCTTTTGTTTTCTTGAGCAAAATGTATGATAAGTATGTAGGGCATGGAATCACTTTAGTTAATAAAAGAAGAACGTATAGGTTGTTTCCTGGGGATGAAGTAGAAATGGATCTTCGGTTACAAAACTCGTCGAGGCTTCCTATCATCAACGGGAAGTTCCAATTCTATGCGAATCATGTTATTCAGAATGATCGCTTTTTTACGGTGGGCCATAAGAAAACCAATTTATATGAAATTCCTTTATCTATTATTGATAAAGGTGATGCTGCTGTCTCAGTAAATATGAAAGCTCAAAAACGTGGTGTGACCAGGCTGAATGAGATAGAGTATCATTTTCCGCATTTAATGAGCTTCGAGAATATCACGTTGTTTTTTCGGGATTTTTATAGAACGGAATTCATTATTTATCCGACACCATTACCTGTGAAAGGGTTAGAGGAACGTTTCCATGTAACAATTGGTTCTCAAAGAACGACATTCTCTCCATTCGAAGATCAACTTAGTCCAATAGGAACTCGGGATTATCTGCCCTCTGATCCGTTCCACCGTATTAATTGGAAGGCATCAGCCAGAATACAGTCATTACAAACGAAGCTGTACGAACGTGTTCATGATATAACATGGGTATTTGTCGTAAACATCTCTGAATCAACCAGAATGCGAAACACCTATGTTAGTCATAACATTGAAAACATCCTTTCTTATGTCACATATATGTGTCAGTTTGCTACTGAAAAAGGCTATGCTTATGAGATTCATATTAATGCACGAAAGGCAGGATCTCCTCCTTATTTTTATCTTCATGAAGGAATAGGGAAGGAACATTTACGACACGCTCTTGAATTCTTAGCGAGGGTAAATACAGAGGAGTTAATCCTACCATATGAAAATCTGCTATATCGTGTTGATCAAGATTTATATAAGCCGAAGACACTTTTCTTGTTTGGAGAAGTAACCCCAGAAGCTGAAATGTATGCAAGAACATGGGAAAAGAAACGAATGAGCGTTTATCACATTAAGGAGTATGAAGAAGGAGCTTATCTGGGAGACGTAGTGAAGGAGGTGGCTGCGCAGTGATTACAGCTAACCTCACAATCGTTCGAATCTATCAGTTCTTAGGAGAAGCATTTCTGTTTTACCTGTTGTTAGTCCCTTTCTATTACTTTAGGGATCTTCAATTACCATTGGGGAGTTATATTATAGCGGTAGTGGGGACAACGATTATATTGGTATTATTTACACGTGTTACAGACACGTACATCCCATTTTTGATCTATGCACCAGTAGCGGTGATGTTATTTGTGGTTATGGGTTACTCGTTGCTTATTGCTATTGCGATGGCTGCCTTCTTTAGTTGGCGTTTTATTCGACACCTACAAGAAGAAGGAATGGACCATGAGTATCGTTTAATTATGCTTGGTTTATTTCTTGCCTTAATTGAGTCATTACTCATTACAGATTTTGCGATGTATCTGATGATAGGATTACAGGTTTCCGTATTGATATTTGGCCATATGCTAAGTCATGTTGTGAGTATTAAAATCTCGAACTCTAATCAAAAGCCTTTCGCTCAAATTGGTGTGATTGGGGGAGCCTTCCTCCTTATTACAGGAATCTCCTACTCAGCTTATAATGGGTTAGAGAGAATGTGGAATGGTGCGCTTACTTTATTAGCTAATATATTTTCATATGGAATGTTGGGTGTAGTGAACTTCCTTGACTTTCTTGGTATTGATCTGGCTGCAATAGGACAGTTAGAAGAAAGGATAAAAGAAAGTCAACAAGATGATATAAAGATGGAAAAGCCTGATTCACCTTTTACAGATAAGACGAAAAACACTGTCGGTGCTGAAAATGCAGGGGAAACGATTTATTGGAGTTTCTTATCCATCATTATAGTGGTCGCTATTATTGTGGCGATTGTTCTTATTCGTAAAAAAGTGATGGAGAAAAGAAAAGACCCTGAGTCAGATGAAGCAAGTATGACATCGAAATGGACAACTCATGAGAAAAGTTCACTGAGGGATAAAATCTCTAAGTTCTTCGGTCGTAAGCCTGAAAACCCTGTACGCCAGCTGTTTTTTGATTTCGAACGCTTTGCTCAAAAGAAAGGTTTTGGAAGGAAAAACTATGAAACCATTGAGGATTGGTTTGAACGATTAGGCGTGAAGAATGCGAATGTAGAAGTCTACCAAAAGGTTCGCTATGGTGATGAAACATCATTGACGCAGCAAGAAGTAGAACGGTTTAAACAAGACTTGCAGCAATTGCGAAAGTCTTTATTAGAAAAGTCTAAGTATAAAAAGGATACAGAATAAGAAAAGCACCCTAAAAAGGGTGCTTTCAGCTTGTAGAGGATCCCTTGGTTTTTTCGATAAGCTTTTTCATATTTGGGTCACAAATGGTGATGAGGAAAATTCTCTTCTATCGTCACAAATTCTAATTCATTTAGTTGGTTTTTATTTAATCAAAACATTCAAGGGACAGTGCACCTGTCTTCTCTTACCTACTTTAAGAGATCTACCGCTCTATCAGGATTCGAAGGTCCCTCATGGGCTAGTGCATCGAAAACGAAGTTAAAAGCATTCAGATCATAACTGATTGCCGAGTGCTCAACTAGATCAAGTGGATAATAATCCTGCAACGTAATGTTTGATACTTCCTTTGATTCTTTTAGAAAAGAAGAAGTGTAAGGAACTATAACTTCATCTATTTCGGTCGCTACGTTTGTATAGGAAACCTTCCCAGGGGTTTCATCCCCTTCATTCAATTTTTCTAGGAATTCTGAACCAATTAACTGCTGACGACAAGCGGTACAATCGCTTATAAGGTCTGCACTCGTATCTGTTGCGTCCTCCAATCCTCCTAACCCCTCTGTACCGTGATTGGAAGGGGCAAGTCCAATTAGATCATCCACTTTTTCAGCACCACCTAAGAATTTAAGGTAATAACGGGGCATCATTCCTCCTTGGCTGTGACCGACAATTGAAACTTTCTCTGAACCCGTATGTTGAAGAACATTTTCAATGAAAGTTTTCAGTTCCATTGCTGAATCCTCTATTGGTCCTGTGCCATAGCCAGCCGTTGTATAACCATAGTTTAAAGAGTAGACACAATATCCTTTTTCTTTTAATAATGGAGCAAGGTCAGCCCAGTTTTGAGCCATTGATTCAAAAGTTCCCGGTACAAGCACGACAGGGAAAGGGTGAGCTTCATCAGGTTGGCAGGTGGGGTCATTTGCTCCAACGGGTGGAACGCCTTCTTCTAACAAGAAACTCCCTGAGGTATCAGCCTTAGCTTTGTCCATTTCCGTAGATAGTAAAGTAAACATAAACAAAGAAATTGCAGTCATAAACACAACATTTTTCATCAAATAATAGTCTCCAATCTTAGATCATTGATCATATTTAAGTAGTGCTTTTTAAAGATAGCCTATCATAGGTGTTGGATATAGAAAACGACTGGTAGAGAAGAATCGCTATACAGACCGTGGATACAAGTGCTATGACCTCTTGGGGAAAGCGGTAAGTATTATTTAGTAGATTAATATCTGAAATTGTGAGCTGTTAAACTGATTGTTTTGCTAGCTCGATTGATTTTTTCGAGACGGACAAGAGCCCCCTCTCAATGCTTATCCTATTTGGTTCTTGAGCATGTGATCTCCACTCATTTCATGCAAAACAAATTTTAAAAGCAAAAAAAACTACCTCCTTTTGATAAGGGGGTAGTATAAGCGTTTGAAATGAAACATTCTTTACAATACTCGTTGAATTAACCCGAACACGACTAGCAATATAAGTATCCCCCAAAAAAGCTTCGGCAAATACTTTTTCATAGGGAAGCGTCTTTTCTTCCAGCGGTTTGGATCGAAAGCAATGTCACCGTCTGTATGATTTCGTCTACGCCTTACATTTCGCCATTGTGAAAATGGTTGAGCATTTCTTAAAACGAGTGGAGCAACAACAAGCCCACCAACAAGTCCGAAAATGTGCCCATAAATATTAATGTTTGAACGAAGGAACGTCATTACAAGAGCAATCACCGATATCGTAAGAATAATTTGAGTATTCGCTTGGTCAATAAGTTCTTTTCGTGCGTAAATCATATATAAGTAGATCCCAAATAGTCCGAAGATTGCACCTGATGCCCCTACGGATACAACATTCATAGGCCCGAAGAAGAAAGAGCCAAGGTTTCCGATAATACCTGTTGCTAAGTAGGCAAAAATAAACTTAGGTTTACCCAGCATTTGCTCTAACGCAGGGCCAAACAATACAAGAGAAAAGGAATTAAACAATGCGTGACCGAAACCATAATGGAAGAAGATTGGAGTTACGAGACGCCAATATTCACCGTTGGCTACATAATAATTGTTTAATTCAGCCGAGTTTTCCAATGCTACAAAAGGTGAGAGCATTAAGAAATCCGTTGTTAACCATAAAAAGAAATGAAGTCCAACTAAAAAGGATACAATAGGATAAAATCGAATAAATTCCTGAAATGATTCTGAACGACGAAACATAATGAGTTCTCCTTACTTATAAGTAATAGTCCTTAACTATTCATTACTCTCATTATACAATGAAAAAAGCTTATTCATGTTATGAACCGCTCACAAAATTATAAACCTACATAAAAATGAATAGTGATAGAAAGATGGTGGTACTGTGATTAAAGGAATTGGGATAGATTTAATAGAAATTGATCGGGTTGAAAGAAGTATTCAATCCAATCAAAAGTTTATTGACCGTATATTAACAGAAAATGAAAAGACTTTATATAACGCACTAAAAGCAGACCATAGAAAAGCTGAATTTGTGGCAGGACGTTTTGCGGCAAAAGAAGCTCTAGGTAAAGCGATGGGTACAGGAATAGGGAAGGAGTTTTCATTCCAAGATATCTCTATTACGAAATCAGATCAAGGAGCCCCTAAGATGAAAGTGAAGAACTGTCCTTATAAAGTATGGGTTTCAATCTCTCATAGTCAGTCTCATGCCATTGCGCAAGTTGTATTAGAGGGTTAACTTCATTCGGAGCAAGCGATAATTTTTCATCTATGTGTGCCATCACTAAACGCACTTTACACTTTCTTTCGAAGGCTAGTCTGCATAATCACAAAGTTTGTCTCATATATTTTAGTGCGGGTAGGAGGGAACAAGGTGTATATTGTCACCGCAAAAGAAATGTACGATTTAGACCGTTATGCCATGGATGAAATTGGGCTAGACGGACGTTTGTTAATGGAAAATGCCGGACGGGCTGTTACCGATCAGATTGAATCTGAGCTTTCTTCATCAGATAGGGTTCTCGTTTTAATTGGTAAAGGGAATAATGGTGGTGATGGATTTGTTCTGGCAAGAACCCTTATGCAAAGAGGGTATGATGTCACAGCAATCCAAATGGTTCCTTCTTCAAAAATTGAAGGGGATGCAGCCTATCACCGGAAGCTTTTTCTGAACATGGGTTATTCTGTCGTTCAATATGATGGACAAGAATCCTTAGAAAGACTTTGTGAACAGAGTTCTATAATTGTTGATGCAATGTTAGGGATCGGTGTGAAAGGGGAGATTCGCTCTCCTTATCGAGAAGCGATTCAGACCGTAAACGCATCGCAAGCCTATACGATTTCTGTTGATCTTCCAAGTGGTGTTCCTGCTGATGAAGGGGTGAAAGTGAATCAAGCTGTTAAAGCCGATCGTACTGTGGTTATTCAATATCCGAAGCTTTCCGCCTATCTTCAACATACCGCTCCTTTCTATGGGGAGTGGATAGCCGTGGATATCGGGTTGCCTGCACCATCACAGCATAAGCGATCCTACTGGGGAAAAGCGCAAGTCCAATCAACATTTCCGACACGTCACTTATTTTCTCATAAAGGAAAACATGGGAAAGGGCTCGTAATTGGTGGGGCTTCAACTATGCCAGGGTCTGTTGGTCTTACGTCTCGAGCAGCATTAAAAGGTGGGGCAGGGCTACTAACTTTAGCCACTGTACCAAGTGTGATCCAAGCACTGGCTTCTTCTGTCTTGGAAGCTACGTATATATCCCTCAAAGACTTAAATGGGTATATCTTGGATGTGAAAGGATTGGACTATTCCTATGATGGGATTGCGATTGGGATGGGAATGGGAAGACAAGAAGAAACCGTTCAGGTTCTTCAAACCGTTTTACAAAAAGCGTCTTGTCCGGTAGTGATTGATGCGGATGGTTTATATGCCCTACAAAAGGACGCTTCAATGTTGGATGAACGAGAGAGCCCTAGCATCTTAACGCCACACCCAGGAGAGATGGCTCACTTATTAGGTGTTTCTATACCTGAACTCCTTTCCAAGCCTTTCGAATATACGAAAAGCTTTGCGGAAAAGCATCATGTTTTCATCGTGTTTAAAGGAGCTTTTACCATCATTACAACTCCTGAAGGTGCGCAATGGGTAACCGATACAGGGAACTCAGGGTTAGCTAAAGGCGGAAGTGGAGATGCTCTCTCTGGTATCTTGCTTGCTCATATCATGCAAGATCAATCGATTGTTGAAGCGCTTTGTAACGGCACATGGATTCATGGATACACGGCTGAACTTTTAACAGCTGACATTCACTCGCAATATGACCTTCTCGCTAATGATGTTATAGAAGGTCTAGCGCAAACGTATCGTACATTATCTTTATAGGTGGAATGTTCCCTTTGTCCTTTGAAATGAGACAAAGGAGTTGTGATCATGAAAAAATTAGCATGGCTTTGGATCCTAGCATCATTGGTCCTTGTTTTATCAGCCTGTGGAGAGAAATCTAAGGAAGATGTGGTTAGTGCTCTTGAAAAGAAACTTGAGCAGATGAATGGGTATAAAGCAAAAGCTACAATGACCTTAAAAACAGGGCAAGATCCTCAAAAGTACAACATTGATGTTTGGCACAAGAAGAAGGATTACTATCGCGTTCTACTAAACAACGCTCAAGAAAAACAAGAAAGCCAAATCATCTTACGAAATGAGGAAGGAGTATTTGTTTTAACCCCTGCTTTAAACAAGAGCTTTAAGTTCCAAAGTGAATGGCCGCGTAATAGTAGCCAACCATACTTGTATGGTTCACTTGTGATGGACGTTAAGAAAGATAAAGATGCTAAGTTCACTTCTGAAGAAGATTATTATGTCTTTGAAACAAAAACAAACTATCAAAATAGTAAAAACCTACCGACTCAAGAAATCTACTTTAGTAAAAAAGATCTTACACCTGTAATGGTGAAAGTGATGGACCAAGAACGAAATCCTTTAGTTGAGGTGAATTTTTCATCATTTGAATTAAATCCTCAATTTAGTGATGATGCATTTACTACTGAGAAGAACATGTCCAGTGGCGTTTTAGGAGTTCCTGTGATGGCACAAGAGGACCAGCCTAAGCCGTTCACTGTTCTATATCCTCAGTCATCTATTGGCAATGCAGAGCTTGAAGCTAAGAAGGAAGTAGATCTAGAAAACGGTAAACGAGTAATAATGACCTTCAAAGGTGACAAGTCTTATACACTTATTCAAGAATCGCTAAGTGCGGTACCAGCAAGTGCAACAGTTCCAGTTGAGGTTTCTGGTGAGCCAGTAAACCTTGGTTATACAATGGGAGCTTGGTCAAATTCCACGCTAGAGTGGTCCCATAACGGAATGAATTTTTATTTAGCAAGTGACCAGTTAACTAAAGAAGAGATGATCCATATTGCACAATCGGTTCAAGGTACCGCAGTCAAATAGTAGCCTGATATCATGCAGCAGACTCAGCACAAATTCTTATTGAGTCTGCTTTTATTTTTTGTGATCTAAAATCTCTAATATAGACAAATCGTCATTTGACATGCTTTCCGACACAGTCAATAATGAGAACTATAAAAAGCATGTGAGAGGGGACCTTTGTTGTCTATTGAAACGTTTTACAGGGATTCTTGGGTAGAAATTCGATTAGATGCTATAAAAGAAAATATCAAACAATTACAAAAGACTTTAGATGATAAAACAGGTGTTTATGCAGTGGTTAAGGCTAATGCTTATGGTCATGGGGATGTGCAAGTTGCCCAAGCCGCTTTGGAAGCAGGTGCATATGGTCTCGCGGTCTCCTTGTTGGATGAAGCCTTGATTCTACGTGAAGCGGGAGTACAAGTACCAATTCTTGTCATGGGTTGGGTACGTCCGGAAGATGCTCCAGTAGCTGTGAAATACAACATAACATTAACCGCTTTTCAAACAGAGTGGGTTCAAGCTGTAAAAAATCAACCCTATGAAGGTGCGCTTTCCCTACATTTAAAATGGGATACAGGCATGGGAAGAATAGGGTTACGTACCAAAGAAGAATTACATGAGCTGCTCCTGTCATGTCAGGATGAGAAGATTCAAATAGATGGGATATTTACTCATTTTGCAAAAGCAGATGAGGTGGACTTATCTTATTTTCATAAACAGCAAGAACGTTTTGAGATATTACTCGAAGAATTCAATCGTCACTGGGAAAAGGATGTTGAAATTCATACAGGGAATAGTGCTGCAAGTATGAGGTTACCAGAAAAAATGCATCACGTTGTCCGTTTTGGCATAAGTATGTATGGGTTGTATCCTTCAACAGATGTGAAAGACCTAAAGCCAATTCCTCTTCAGCCTGCATTCTCTTTACACAGTAAACTCATTCATGTGAAGAAATTACCCAAAGGAGAGTCGATAAGTTACGGTGCAACCTATACGACGTCTTCTGAAGAATGGATTGGAACCATTCCTCTAGGTTATGCTGATGGTTGGATACGAAAGTTGCAAGGTATGGAAGTTCTTGTAGATGGGAAGCGTATGCCTATTGTGGGTCGGATATGTATGGACCAATTTATGGTTCGCTTAGATCAACCTTATCCCGTTGGTACCAAAGTAACTTTAATAGGGAAGCAAATGGATCAAGAGATCACAATGGATGAGATAGCTCATTACCTTGATACCATTAACTACGAAATTCCATGCATGATCAGTTATCGCGTTCCACGTATTTATGTGAAAGATAAAAATATTATTGAAGTGGATAATTCCTTGTCGGTTGAGGACTGATTTTGTAGAAATATTGCAGAGTTTATTATACGAATCCCCTAATTTTGGAATAATAAAACGAAAATTGGTATAAAATCTTGGAAGAACCTTTGCAATGACTTATTTTGAATGGTATTATTGAAGAAGAATTCGATCGATATTTAGGTGTATAGTCGATGGTGGAGGTGCATGTTTGTGTCCGAAAATTCACAGGAGATCAAAATCAAATTGCCACAAAATTTATTAAATGAATTAGATGGCATGGTTGAGGAGGATAACGTGGATCGGAACGACTTTATTTACCAGGCAACAAAAATGTATTTGCGTGAACGCAAAAAGCGTCACATTCGTGAATCCATGCGTGAAGGGTACATGGAAATGGCGAAAATTAATCTAAACATTGCTTCAGAAGCTTTCCAAGCTGAAGAGGAGGCAGAAACTACCTGTGAACGTCTTGTGAGCGGGGTGTAATCCTTTGATCGTTAAAAGAGGCGACGTGTACTTTGCGGACCTTTCACCGGTCGTTGGTTCCGAGCAAGGAGGCGTACGCCCAGTTTTAATCCTTCAAAACGATATCGGTAACCGATTCAGTCCCACAGTTATTGTGGCAGCCATTACTGCGCAAATACAAAAAGCCAAACTACCTACACACGTTGAAATTGATGCCGAGCGTTACGGCTTTGAACGAGACTCAGTTATTCTATTAGAGCAAATACGAACAATTGATAAACAACGACTAACAGATAAGATCACAAATTTGGATGACTCAATGATGACTAAAGTTGATGAAGCATTGCAAATTAGTTTAGGTCTTATTGATTTCTAACTAAAAAAGCTACCTTTAAAGGTAGCTTTATTTTTTTACATGCTCATTTTTATAAAGTGAAATTGTTGGTAAAAAGTGTATTGAAGCAGGAGAATATTGAGAGTAGCAGAAAATGTCGTTTGGTGTTAGAGTTAGTGAAACAACACTTTTCGAAAATAATTTTTAAGTTAGCAGATTATATGTTTGCTTAGCTTGTACAAAAGTGTGACAATGGACGTAATTCGAACGTTGTTTCGTGATAAGTAACAGGGGGGTTCGATATGGAAGCGAACTTGAAGGAAATCGTGCTTAACAATAGTAATGAAATCGTGAAAATGTGGTTAGAGGAAATAGAGAGGAATAGGAAACATGACTACACATCAACTATTTCCGACGAGTTATTTGAAAGTACAAACCGTGAGTTTGTAAATGTCATTTTCTCAAGTCTTGAAAAGCAAGGGCTAACGAATGACATAGAAGGATTTGCTGAACGTTTGATAAACTTAGGTTGGCCTTTGAGTTACTTAACGGATGGTATGCAAGCATTTCGGAGAGTGACGATCAATTATATCTTAAGTCAGTCTAACAAAGTTGATACAACGTATTTCTCCACAGTGTTATCAAAAGTTGACGAATGGGTCGACCCCATTATTAATCAACTTGTAAACGAATATTCTGGTAGTTGGGAAAATATTGTTTCCCTCCAAAAGGTGGCCCTCCAAGAATTATCAGCTCCTCTGATTCCTGTCATGGAAAATATCACGGTGATGCCGCTTATAGGAACCATTGATACTGAACGCGCAAAACTAATTATGGAAAATCTTCTTGATGGTGTGATCAAACACCACGCTGAAGTTGTTTTAATTGATATTACAGGTGTTCCGGTGGTAGATACGATGGTTGCTCATCATATTATACAAGCAGCTGAAGCCGTTCGCCTCATTGGCTCTACTTGTATTCTTGTCGGTATTAGACCTGAAATTGCCCAAACGATTGTGAACCTAGGGATTGATTTGAGTAAGTTCCCTACAAAGAGTTCACTGAAAAAAGGGTTCGAATCTGCACTTGAACTAACCAATCGAAAAATTGTCGGAATTGAAAACACAAATAAAGATATAGAAGAGCTTGTAGACTCTTTGGATAGGGAGTGAAGCAAATGAGGATACCAATTTTAAAACTTCATAACTACCTATTAATATCCATTCAAATTGACTTAGACGATCAAACCGCTATTCAGTTCCAGGAAGACTTATTAAATAAGATTCATGAGAGCGGTGCTACAGGAGTGGTGATCGATCTAACATCTGTAGATATTATTGACTCATTTATTGCTAAAGTTTTAGGAGATGTTGTATCCATGTCAGATTTAATGGGTGCAAAAGTAGTTCTAACAGGCATACAGCCGGCTGTTGCAATGACATTAATTGACCTGGGAATCCACTTGCAGGAAGTCCCAACTGCACTAGACTTAGAACAAGGGTTGATTAAGCTTCGACAGGAATTGGAGGAGTAGGACATGGACTTTCAATCCTGCGTAAATATTAAAAAGGAATGGGACATTGTAGGTGCAAGGCAACTTGGCAGGGACATAGCCAAGAAGGTTGGCTTTGGTAATGTAGACCAAGCTAGAATTGCTACAGCTATCTCAGAACTTGCAAGAAACATCTATTTGTATGCCGGTAGTGGTAAAGTATGCTTCGATGCCATTGATGAACTAAATGAAAAAGGTCTTCGAATTGTAGCGATTGATGAAGGACCTGGTATTCAAGATGTTAGTCAAGTTATGGAGGATGGATTCTCTACTTCGGGTGGATTAGGAGCCGGTCTTCCAGGAGTTAAACGTCTTATGGACGAATTTGATGTAATATCAAGGCAGGGGGAAGGGACCGAAATTAAAGTTGTGAAATGGCTCCGTTAAAGGAGGAAGTCTTATGAGTACCTTAAAGCTTGACTTACAAACTTATAAGGACTTATTGAAACAGTATATTGAAACGCAAAATGAACAAGCATTGTATAATGCTGAACAATTCAGTAAGCATTCCATACAACAAAATATTTCACCAGATGAAATCATTAATGTTCATTTTCAAGCTTTAATGGAATTGTATCCGGATGTACCAGATGATATACGAAATTCCATGAACTTCCTGTTGGAGACGATGATTTCTTATGGGTTGGCTTATCAGGAATATCAAGCTTTACGAGAGAAACAGCTAGAACTTCAATCGGAATTATCTGTTGCAGCAAAGATGCAACAAACCCTTCTTTCGACCGTTAAACCTGAATATAACCAATTAGATATTGGGGCTACGAGTCATCCTGCCAAACAAATGAACGGGGACTATTACCACTTTGTAGAAGACCAAGAGGGGTCATTAGGCATTGCGATAGCTGATGTGATTGGTAAAGGTGTACCTGCGGCTCTTTGTATGTCGATGATCAAGTACTCAATGGATAGTTTCCCTGAAAAACGTATGGAACCAAGCATCATCTTAGAAGGTATGAATCGAGTTGTCGAAAGAAA is a window encoding:
- a CDS encoding DUF58 domain-containing protein; translation: MLISLCVSIAVLALLTNKPNVYLVVGVVFAFVFLSKMYDKYVGHGITLVNKRRTYRLFPGDEVEMDLRLQNSSRLPIINGKFQFYANHVIQNDRFFTVGHKKTNLYEIPLSIIDKGDAAVSVNMKAQKRGVTRLNEIEYHFPHLMSFENITLFFRDFYRTEFIIYPTPLPVKGLEERFHVTIGSQRTTFSPFEDQLSPIGTRDYLPSDPFHRINWKASARIQSLQTKLYERVHDITWVFVVNISESTRMRNTYVSHNIENILSYVTYMCQFATEKGYAYEIHINARKAGSPPYFYLHEGIGKEHLRHALEFLARVNTEELILPYENLLYRVDQDLYKPKTLFLFGEVTPEAEMYARTWEKKRMSVYHIKEYEEGAYLGDVVKEVAAQ
- a CDS encoding outer membrane lipoprotein carrier protein LolA gives rise to the protein MKKLAWLWILASLVLVLSACGEKSKEDVVSALEKKLEQMNGYKAKATMTLKTGQDPQKYNIDVWHKKKDYYRVLLNNAQEKQESQIILRNEEGVFVLTPALNKSFKFQSEWPRNSSQPYLYGSLVMDVKKDKDAKFTSEEDYYVFETKTNYQNSKNLPTQEIYFSKKDLTPVMVKVMDQERNPLVEVNFSSFELNPQFSDDAFTTEKNMSSGVLGVPVMAQEDQPKPFTVLYPQSSIGNAELEAKKEVDLENGKRVIMTFKGDKSYTLIQESLSAVPASATVPVEVSGEPVNLGYTMGAWSNSTLEWSHNGMNFYLASDQLTKEEMIHIAQSVQGTAVK
- a CDS encoding NAD(P)H-hydrate dehydratase gives rise to the protein MYIVTAKEMYDLDRYAMDEIGLDGRLLMENAGRAVTDQIESELSSSDRVLVLIGKGNNGGDGFVLARTLMQRGYDVTAIQMVPSSKIEGDAAYHRKLFLNMGYSVVQYDGQESLERLCEQSSIIVDAMLGIGVKGEIRSPYREAIQTVNASQAYTISVDLPSGVPADEGVKVNQAVKADRTVVIQYPKLSAYLQHTAPFYGEWIAVDIGLPAPSQHKRSYWGKAQVQSTFPTRHLFSHKGKHGKGLVIGGASTMPGSVGLTSRAALKGGAGLLTLATVPSVIQALASSVLEATYISLKDLNGYILDVKGLDYSYDGIAIGMGMGRQEETVQVLQTVLQKASCPVVIDADGLYALQKDASMLDERESPSILTPHPGEMAHLLGVSIPELLSKPFEYTKSFAEKHHVFIVFKGAFTIITTPEGAQWVTDTGNSGLAKGGSGDALSGILLAHIMQDQSIVEALCNGTWIHGYTAELLTADIHSQYDLLANDVIEGLAQTYRTLSL
- a CDS encoding MoxR family ATPase yields the protein MGQQNKQIQEGIENIGKVILGKSDVVELLFTSLLAKGQVLLESVPGSGKTKLAKSFAKVIDGEFRRIQFTPDVLPSDVTGIQFFNPKTQEFELRMGPVMTNVLLADEINRATPKTQSSLLEVMEEHQTTIDGETISINPPFFVIATQNPVESNYGTFPLPEAQLDRFLFKVDMGYPTREEEKNILIEYQMNEPLDELQATLTPEMILSMQEQVKEVKVSEVVHDYLLALVTETRNSPDIDLGISTRGALALMRATQARAYIRGRQYVTPEDVKELAPYVFEHRLILSMEGSIRKKPEEIVEEILNSIEVPVEVGEGK
- the acpS gene encoding holo-ACP synthase; protein product: MIKGIGIDLIEIDRVERSIQSNQKFIDRILTENEKTLYNALKADHRKAEFVAGRFAAKEALGKAMGTGIGKEFSFQDISITKSDQGAPKMKVKNCPYKVWVSISHSQSHAIAQVVLEG
- a CDS encoding triacylglycerol lipase yields the protein MKNVVFMTAISLFMFTLLSTEMDKAKADTSGSFLLEEGVPPVGANDPTCQPDEAHPFPVVLVPGTFESMAQNWADLAPLLKEKGYCVYSLNYGYTTAGYGTGPIEDSAMELKTFIENVLQHTGSEKVSIVGHSQGGMMPRYYLKFLGGAEKVDDLIGLAPSNHGTEGLGGLEDATDTSADLISDCTACRQQLIGSEFLEKLNEGDETPGKVSYTNVATEIDEVIVPYTSSFLKESKEVSNITLQDYYPLDLVEHSAISYDLNAFNFVFDALAHEGPSNPDRAVDLLK
- a CDS encoding rhomboid family intramembrane serine protease, translating into MFRRSESFQEFIRFYPIVSFLVGLHFFLWLTTDFLMLSPFVALENSAELNNYYVANGEYWRLVTPIFFHYGFGHALFNSFSLVLFGPALEQMLGKPKFIFAYLATGIIGNLGSFFFGPMNVVSVGASGAIFGLFGIYLYMIYARKELIDQANTQIILTISVIALVMTFLRSNINIYGHIFGLVGGLVVAPLVLRNAQPFSQWRNVRRRRNHTDGDIAFDPNRWKKRRFPMKKYLPKLFWGILILLVVFGLIQRVL